A genome region from Yoonia vestfoldensis includes the following:
- a CDS encoding YihY/virulence factor BrkB family protein, translating to MAAFRTIWQKGSAVLQTASETHLGLIAAGVAFFGMFGIFPGLAAIIAIFGLMADPAVIAEQLTLMEDIIPADAFRLLQTQVNGLVNAPSQALGWASVVSILVALWSCRAAVGALIGGLNAIAGQEQRSGLRQVIVALLLTFALVFLAIVAVNVVIVLPIVMAVFQVPAGTAWLLEGLRWLVALGVLLAALGLLYRFGPVRIESRGRWVTVGALVVIVLWIAASAGLSFYLTNFASYNEVYGSIGAVIGMMLWLYVSAYLILLGAALNMHVHGNPAQAPAAD from the coding sequence GGCGGGGGTGGCGTTTTTCGGCATGTTCGGGATTTTTCCGGGGCTGGCGGCGATCATCGCGATTTTCGGGCTGATGGCGGATCCGGCAGTGATCGCAGAGCAATTGACGCTGATGGAAGATATCATTCCTGCGGATGCGTTCCGCCTGTTGCAAACGCAGGTGAACGGGCTGGTCAATGCGCCCTCGCAGGCGCTGGGCTGGGCCAGCGTGGTGTCGATCCTTGTCGCGCTCTGGTCCTGCCGGGCGGCTGTGGGTGCCTTGATCGGCGGGTTGAACGCCATTGCCGGACAGGAACAGCGCAGCGGGCTGCGGCAGGTGATCGTGGCGCTGCTTTTGACCTTTGCGCTGGTGTTTCTGGCGATTGTCGCGGTCAATGTCGTGATCGTGCTGCCGATCGTGATGGCTGTGTTCCAGGTCCCCGCTGGCACCGCCTGGCTGTTGGAAGGGCTGCGCTGGCTGGTGGCGCTGGGGGTCTTGCTGGCGGCGCTGGGCTTGCTTTACCGCTTTGGCCCGGTGCGGATTGAAAGCCGTGGGCGCTGGGTGACGGTGGGGGCGCTGGTGGTGATCGTGCTCTGGATCGCGGCCTCGGCGGGGCTGTCGTTCTACCTGACCAATTTCGCAAGCTATAACGAGGTTTACGGATCCATCGGGGCGGTGATCGGGATGATGCTGTGGCTTTATGTCAGCGCCTATCTGATCCTGCTGGGCGCGGCGCTGAATATGCATGTGCATGGCAATCCCGCCCAAGCGCCTGCGGCGGATTAG